From a region of the Sminthopsis crassicaudata isolate SCR6 chromosome 6, ASM4859323v1, whole genome shotgun sequence genome:
- the C6H11orf96 gene encoding uncharacterized protein C11orf96 homolog codes for MAAAAAAAAKPPELMGICSSYQAVMPHFVCLADEFPQPALPTKLPRGKGKLRRPRQSRFKTQPVTFDEIQEVEEEGVSPMEEEKAKKSFLQSLECLRRSTQNLSLPREQLASCKLRNSLDSSDSDSAL; via the coding sequence ATGGCGGCAGCGGCGGCCGCGGCGGCCAAGCCGCCCGagctgatgggcatctgctccaGCTACCAGGCGGTCATGCCCCACTTCGTGTGCCTGGCCGACGAGTTTCCGCAGCCCGCGCTGCCCACCAAGCTGCCCCGGGGCAAGGGCAAGCTGCGGCGGCCGCGCCAGTCGCGCTTCAAGACCCAGCCCGTGACGTTCGACGAGATCCaggaggtggaggaagagggGGTGTCCCCCATGGAGGAGGAGAAGGCCAAGAAGTCGTTCCTGCAGTCGCTCGAGTGCCTGCGCCGGAGCACCCAGAACCTCAGCCTGCCGCGCGAGCAGCTCGCCAGCTGCAAGCTGCGGAACAGCCTGGACTCCAGCGACTCGGACTCGGCGCTCTGA